In Zingiber officinale cultivar Zhangliang chromosome 6A, Zo_v1.1, whole genome shotgun sequence, a single genomic region encodes these proteins:
- the LOC121993819 gene encoding uncharacterized protein LOC121993819: MARRFILLAAFLCFVVALAAARPAPTETRELAVESHFASAPASQSSALQHHRRAPDRSIAGAEVILGGLATAIFGAIFAYIRVTRKQSSTEDNCKA, from the coding sequence ATGGCTCGCCGCTTCATCCTCCTCGCGGCCTTCCTCTGCTTCGTCGTCGCACTCGCCGCTGCTCGGCCGGCTCCGACGGAGACGCGGGAGTTGGCTGTGGAGTCGCACTTCGCCTCTGCACCGGCAAGCCAGTCATCGGCGCTGCAGCACCACCGGCGGGCGCCGGACAGGTCGATTGCCGGCGCCGAGGTGATACTTGGAGGCCTCGCCACTGCAATCTTTGGAGCCATTTTTGCGTACATCAGAGTCACAAGAAAACAGAGCAGCACTGAAGATAATTGCAAGGCGTG
- the LOC121996173 gene encoding xyloglucan endotransglucosylase/hydrolase protein 9-like, with translation MDVRNGSLVWLVMAVWVSVSALRAQSSKFDELVQPSWATDHVIHDGELLKLKLDNSSGSGFASKSKYLFGKVTAELKLVEGDSAGTVTAFYMSSEGANHHEFDFEFLGNRTGEPYLVQTNLYINGVGNREQRMDLWFDPTTDFHAYSILWNPQQVVFLVDDTPIRVLSNRAASRSGIAFPGDQPMGVYSSIWNADDWATEGGRVKTDWSHAPFVATFRSLRIDGCEWAPGAEVAAELRRCSASEQGKEGRYWWKEKEMEVLTVHQSHQLIWARANHLVYDYCSDPGRFPSQPPECNK, from the exons ATGGACGTACGCAATGGAAGCTTGGTTTGGTTAGTAATGGCAGTATGGGTCTCGGTGAGTGCGTTGCGAGCGCAAAGCTCCAAGTTTGATGAGCTCGTGCAGCCGAGCTGGGCCACCGACCATGTAATCCACGACGGCGAGCTTCTCAAGCTCAAGCTTGACAACTCTTCCG GCTCTGGATTCGCGTCCAAGAGTAAGTATCTCTTCGGCAAGGTCACCGCGGAGCTCAAGCTCGTGGAAGGGGACTCCGCCGGAACTGTCACCGCTTTCTAT ATGTCATCGGAAGGGGCGAACCACCACGAGTTCGACTTCGAGTTCCTGGGGAACAGAACAGGGGAGCCGTACCTGGTGCAGACGAACCTCTACATCAATGGAGTCGGAAACCGAGAGCAGCGGATGGACCTGTGGTTCGATCCCACCACCGATTTCCATGCATATTCCATCCTCTGGAACCCGCAGCAGGTGGTGTTCCTCGTCGACGACACGCCCATCCGCGTGCTCTCCAACCGCGCGGCGTCGCGCAGCGGCATTGCGTTCCCCGGCGACCAACCGATGGGCGTCTACAGCTCCATATGGAACGCCGACGACTGGGCCACCGAAGGCGGCCGGGTGAAGACCGACTGGTCCCACGCGCCCTTCGTAGCCACATTCCGCAGCCTCCGCATCGACGGCTGCGAGTGGGCGCCCGGCGCGGAGGTTGCGGCGGAGCTGCGGCGGTGCAGCGCCAGCGAGCAGGGGAAGGAGGGGCGCTACTGGTGGAAGGAGAAGGAGATGGAGGTGCTCACGGTGCACCAGAGCCACCAACTAATCTGGGCGCGCGCCAACCACCTGGTCTACGACTACTGCAGCGATCCCGGCCGCTTCCCGTCGCAGCCACCGGAGTGCAATAAATAA